Proteins encoded together in one Impatiens glandulifera chromosome 1, dImpGla2.1, whole genome shotgun sequence window:
- the LOC124915164 gene encoding phytochrome-associated serine/threonine-protein phosphatase encodes MDLDLWISKVKESQHLAEDELQLLCEYVKDILIEESNVQPVNSPVTVCGDIHGQFHDLMKLFQTGGHVPETNYIFMGDFVDRGYNSLEVFTILLLLKARYPANITLLRGNHESRQLTQVYGFYDECQRKYGNANAWRYCTDVFDFLTLSAIIDGTVLCVHGGLSPDIRTIDQIRVIERNCEIPHEGPFCDLMWSDPEDIETWAVSPRGAGWLFGSRVTSEFNHINKLDLVCRAHQLVQEGLKYMFQDKGLVTVWSAPNYCYRCGNVASILSFNENMEREVKFFTETEENNQMRGPRSGVPYFL; translated from the exons ATGGATTTGGATCTGTGGATTTCCAAGGTTAAAGAAAGTCAACACTTGGCCGAAGACGAGCTTCAGCTCTTATGCGAATAT GTGAAGGACATCCTTATTGAGGAATCCAATGTTCAGCCTGTAAACAGTCCAGTAACTGTTTGTGGTGACATCCATGGTCAGTTCCATGATTTAATGAAACTCTTCCAGACAGGGGGTCATGTACCCGagacaaattatatttttatg GGAGATTTTGTCGATCGTGGTTACAACAGTCTTGAGGTTTTTACAATTCTTTTGCTTCTAAAAGCAAG ATACCCAGCTAACATAACACTACTTCGTGGAAATCATGAAAGCCGACAGCTTACTCAG GTCTATGGGTTCTATGATGAATGCCAGAGGAAGTATGGTAATGCCAATGCTTGGCGGTACTGCACTGATGTTTTTGACTTCTTGACTCTTTCGGCAATTATAGATGGAACT GTACTTTGTGTCCATGGGGGACTTTCGCCTGATATTCGAACCATTGATcag ATTAGGGTTATTGAAAGAAATTGTGAAATTCCACATGAAGGCCCTTTTTGTGATCTCATGTGGAGTGACCCTGAAGATATTGAAACATGGGCTGTGAGCCCTAGAGGAGCAGGATGGCTTTTTGGGTCTAGAGTTACTTCTGag TTCAATCACATTAACAAACTTGATCTGGTTTGTCGAGCGCACCAACTGGTGCAAGAAGGTCTCAAGTACATGTTTCAAGACAAGGGCCTTGTAACT GTATGGTCTGCGCCAAATTATTGTTATCGTTGTGGTAATGTGGCTTCTATATTGAGCTTCAATGAGAATATG gagagagaagtGAAGTTCTTCACTGAAACGGAGGAAAATAACCAGATGAGAGGGCCAAGAAGTGGAGTACCATATTTCTTATGA